The DNA sequence CATAACTGGTCTCTTGCTCCGCCGCCTGTTGCGCCAACGCCGGCCATTCGGCGGCGAAGGTGTCCAGCTTGAACTGTTGGCACAGCGCCTCGATACGCAGGTGTTGCAGGCTCATGGGCGCATCTCCAGCAACGATTGATACACCGACAAGGGGTGTTGCAGGCTTTCCACCGGGATCGGCTGAGTCTGCGTGGTTATCGTCGCCATAAGCTGATGGCGCTCGGGTAACGGCAGCAGATGGTGCACCTCGCTATCGAGTCGATGCTGCGGTACCTCACCCGTCGTCGCATGCACCCGGGCGTTGGCAATCTCCATCAGCCACGGCCCGATTTTGCTGTTGGCGACCTCGACGTTGAGCAGTAAGTCGACCTGCTTGAGCGTGGCTGCCAAGGGCACGACAAAGCTGTTTTTCAGGTAATGGTTGAAGCGCTCGACCTTGCCCTTGGTCTGCGCCCGATAGGGTCGACAGACCTTCGGCGTGAAGCCATAACGCTCGGCCAGCGCCAGCAGGGCCGGGTTCCAGCGATGCTCGCCGGGGCCATAGACGTCGCGGTCTAGAATGACCGTCTTGGCGTTATCGAACAGCAGTTTTCGCGGCGTCCCACCGAAGTAGCGCAAGGCTTTTTCGATCCCGGCGCACCAGGCCGCCGAGTCCTCACGGCGCGAGAAAACCACATAGGTAGCCCGGCTCCAGCCCAGCGTGGCGACGAAGGCCAGCAGCGGGTCTTTGCCACGCCGAATGACCGTGAAGTCCACCTGCATCTGCTCACCAGGTTCGGTTTCGAAACGGACGACAGGCTCAACCGGCTTGGACTTCAGGGCGAGCAGGAAGCTGGTGAGAATGGAATAGCCGCCCAAATAACCTTGTTCGCGAATCTCGCGCAATAACACGGTGGCGGGAATCCAGTGCGGTCGAGCCGCCTCGACTCGCTGGCGAAGATACTCCTCGAACGGTGCCAGTTTGCTTGCCCGTTCGACGCGCGGGCCATAAACGAGCGGTTGGCGAACGGCTTGCAGCTTGAGATGGCGTCGAACCGTGTTGCGCGAGCAGTGCATCTGCCGGGCAATGGCCCGGATCGATAGACCCTGGCGGATAAGAACACTGATTTCCACGTGTTGCTCCTTGGACAGCATGGGCAGCTCGCAAAAGCCGCAGTGTGCCCAAGTGGGTCAGTTTTGAACCGGTAGGGTGGGTCAGTTTTGCATCGGTACTGACACACATGAAGCTTATGCGCATTGGGGTCGACTTGGCCAAGAACGTGTTTCAGATCCACGGTGTGGATTGTCATGAGCAGCCAGTCTGGCGGCAGCGTTTACCTCGCGATCGCTGGCTTCAAACGGTGCTGGAGAAGATCGAGCCCGGTTGTGAGATCGGCATGGAAAGTTGTGGCGGTGCGCACCATTGGGCACGGCAGCTACAGGCACGCGGATTTCGGGTGAGGCTGATCGCGCCTCAGTTCGTCAAACCGTACGTCAAGAGCAACAAGAACGACGCCAACGATGCCGAGGCAATCTGTGAGGCGATGAGTCGCCCCAGCATGCGCTTCGTCGCCGTCAAGACCATCGAACAACAGGATATCCAGGCGACGCATCGCATCCGGGCCGGCTTAATCGAACAGCGGACGGCCAAAGCTAATCAGATTCGTGGGCTGATCGCCGAGTACGGCCTCGTTGCACCGAAGGAATTACTCATGCTGCGTCGCGCAATACCGTGCTGGTTGGAAGAGGCAGATAACGGTTTGACGGCACGTTTTCGTCGTCTGCTGAATGGCTTGTGGGACGACCTCCGCGCACTGGATGAGCGCGTGAGCGAACTCGATGGCGAGATATCTGCAATCGCGGCAAGCGAGCCGACTGCCGTCCGTTTGCAGCAACTGCGCGGCGTCGGCCCGATGATCGCCACCGCACTCATTGCTGCCATCGGTGATGCCCGACAGTTTGCCAATGGCCGACAGTTGGCCGCCTCGCTAGGGCTGACGCCCAAGCAACACAGCTCCGGAGGTAAAGATCGGCTACTTGGCATCAGCAAACGTGGCGATGCTTATCTGCGAACACTGATGATCCACGGTGCGCGCTCGGCCCTGCGTACGGCCGCTTCCAAAGACGATCGGCTCAGCCAGTGGGCTGTTCGCTTGGCCGAGCGATCACATCCCAATGTGGCCGCTATCGCCCTGGCCAACAAAACCGCACGCATGGCTTGGGCGATGCTGCGCAACGGGACTGATTACCAACCGAATCGGGCTGCGGCCTGATCTACCAAACCGTCACGTCCAACGAGTAAACAAACCGTCTACCCAGATTGCTGAGCAACCCGAACGATGGCAAACCGGTCGAACCGGCGTCGGCAAAACCCTCAAATGTCCAGGTGCGTAAAGCACGTAGAAGCGATTGGGAGCCGACGCGCGAATAGCCCATCATGGCCCTGCATCGAATCGATGCCGAAGTCAGAGGCCGAATATACGTGCGCAGTCGGCACGGGCGCCAAAGCGAAGGAAGCTTGCAACGAGGAGGAGTCCATATACGGACAGTTGAGATCCTCAGGCGGATCCCCGTATCTGCGCGTTGTGCCTGCGCGTTAATAGGTGCGCCCCCCCCCCCAAAGTTAACGCCCACCACGGCTTCCCCTGTGAAACGCTCCTACATTAGGCCGCGCGACTATTCGCCGTCCCAATAGTCCACACAGTCGACATTCCGGGCAACGGCGACAAACCCTGAGGCTTGCCTTCGGAGCCGACTTTGAAGTCGACAAGCGTCAACTGGCCGACCGGGGAATCCATTATCTTGTAGGTGCAGGTCATGTGTGCGGGCTCCGGCGTTCATGGCAGGGGTACCTTGAAGGCCAATGCGACTTCTTGGCAATGGACAAGTCTGAGCCCAGATCCTTATTCTGCCAAGAACATACAAAAAATAACTATAAATCCCATGAATGTCGATTCTCCTGTCAATACGCTCTGGAGATGGCTCGCCCGACCTCAGCGCAGTCTGGTGGCGCGCTATACCCTGTTGTCAATCGTCGTCATGAGCGTGGCGCTGATTGCTTTGGCGGTGCTCTACGAGCAACTGGCCAAGGATCTGCTCAACCGGCTGACTGGAGAGCGCCTCGATGCCCAGGCGTTGTCGACGGCCAACCGCGTTTCATCATTTCTGGATGATCGCTTCTACCAGCTTTCGGCGTTGTCGAACCACCCCGATATGCCGGATTTCATCGCCGACCAGGCGCACCCGGCCGGCGCTGTCGACGCGCTGCTCAAGCTTGAAGGCGAATTGCCCTTTTTATACGGCGTGCTGTTTTTCGACGAGAACGAGCGCCTGCTCAAGGTCTTGCCCGGGCAAGCGGCCTCGGGCGACCCTTACTGGCGCAACAAGGATTGGACCGTCAAAGGCTTGCCGAGCCAGAAGGTTGGCGACGTTGAGGTAATCGGGCCGGTACTGCCACAGGCGGGCCGCTCCGGTTGGTTGCTGATCCGCAAGACCATACGCAATGGCAGGACCGATCACCGGGTGCGGATCGGGCTGCACTTGCGCCTGGCCTCGTTGACCGAGCTGCTGGTCAGCTCCGGCATGAGTGGCGTCGTCTCCCCCTTGTTGCGCGTACCGGGCGGGGCCTTTGTCGATGCCACCGGTCGCCAGGTCGAGACACCGGCTGAGTGGCGCGAAGGACCGGTGATCCTGCCCGGTTGGCAAATCGTTTTCAGCGTACAGCCAGGGGCCATCCTCAAGCCCCTGGACGATGCCCGCTGGTGGTTGTACCTGGCGGCGGCAGGCTTCGTCGTTTTTATCCTGATCGTGTTTTTTACCCTCTCAAGACAGCTGCGGGCGAGGGTCGGCACGCTTGTGCAAGGCGCGCATCAGCTGTCGATGGGAGACCTGAGCTACCGACTTCCAGAACAACCGAACAACGATGAAATCGGCCATGTTGCACGGGCCTTCAACGTCATGGCCGAGCGCCTGGCCGGTGTCCTGGAAAAAACCGTGCGCACGGAAAACCTGGCCGTGCTCGGCACCTTTGCCACAGGCGTCGCCCATGAAGTGCGCAACCCGTTGACAACGATGAAAACCACGGTACAGGCCTTGCTTCGTCGCGAACAAGAGGCGGAGCGACGCATGCTTCTGAGCGATCTGGGCCAGGAAATCGACCGCCTGTCCCATGTCACCAGTGACCTGCTCGAATACGGCCGGCCACACCCGGCCAACCCGCAAGTCGTCGATGTTGCCGAGCTGTTCGAGCGAACCGCTAGGCTGATCGAGCCCGAGGCGCAGGCGAAAAACATTGAGTTTTCATTCACCAGCACACCGGGTTTACAGGCGTATGTCGACCCGGATCAGACCCAACAGGTCCTGCTCAACCTGTGCCTCAATGCCCTGGAAGCCTGCGCGCGCGACAAGCGGGTGTGCCTTGATGGCCAGGCGCGAGGTGACAGGGTGCGCGTGACGGTGATCGATCAGGGTTGTGGTATTCCTGAAGCCGCCTTGCAGCAGGTCCGCCAGCCATTTTTCACCTTGAAAGCCCGCGGTACCGGGCTGGGCTTGAGTATTTGCCAGCAGTTGCTGGAGGCCAACGCTTCCACGATGGAGATTTCCAGTACCCCCGGCGAGGGAACCCGGGTGGTGCTCGATTTCCCCGCACCCTCAGTGATTCATTTGAAGTGAGCGACAGATGTCCGAAATTCACGTATTGATCATCGATGACGAAGAGGCGTTGGTACGCTCGCTGAGCTACGCCTTGCATGCAGAGGGGATGCGCATCAGCGCGGTCTACAGTGGCGAGGCCGCGCTGGAGCGGGTGGCGGGCAAAAGCACCGATATCGATATCGTCCTGCTGGACCTGGGCCTGCCCGGAATGGACGGCATTGCCACCCTGGAGGGGTTGCGCAAGTGCCAGCCACAGTTGCCGGTGATCATGATCTCGGCGCACGGTGATACCCGTGCCGCCGTCCAGGCGGTGAAGGGCGGGGCCACGGACTATCTGACCAAGCCATTCGAGCTCGATGACTTGTTGGCAACGATCAACACTACCCTGAGCGTTCAGACCTCGTCACAACAGGACGAGCCGGCCAGCTGCGACGAACAGCCCGGTGGGCTGTTGGGGCAAAGCCCGGCGATGCGTGGGCTGCAGGCAGCGGTGCAGCGCATTGCCCGCAGTTCGGCAACCCGCATCCTGCTGCTGGGTGAGTCGGGCACGGGCAAGACGCTGGTAGCCCAGGCGTTGCATGCCAATAGCACGCGCAGCTCGCATGCCTTCATCGAAGTCAACTGTGCGGCGCTGCCGGAGCAGTTGATCGAGGCCGAGCTGTTCGGATCCGAGAAGGGCTCCTACACCGGCGCCCACCAAAAGCGCGTTGGCCTGGTCAGCCAGGCCAACGGCGGCACCCTGTTCCTCGATGAAATCGGCGAGCTGCCGTTGGCGCTGCAGGCCAAGCTGCTGCACTTCCTGGAAAACGGCAGCTATCGCGCAGTGGGTGCCAGCCAGGCAAGCAGTGCCGATGTACGTGTGGTCGCCGCGACCAACCGCGACCTTGCCGAGGATGTGCGTCAGGGCCGTTTTCGTGAAGACCTGTTCTATCGCCTGAACGTCATTACCATCGATATTCCGGCCTTGCGCGAACGAGGCGAAGACGTGCTGCTGCTGGCCCGGTACTTTGCCAGGCGCCAGGCATTGGAAGAAAAGGTCGATCCGATTCAGTTCCAGCCCGACAGCGTCGCCGCCTTGGGTCGATACCGCTGGCCAGGCAATGTTCGCGAGCTGAAAAACCTCATCGAGCGCCTGACCATTCTTTTGCCTGGGCAGGCGATCAGCGCCGCACAGTTGCCCACCCACATGCAGACGCTCGAGCAGCCAGCCGAGGCATGCTCGGTGCTGGGCGATCAGCTTGAGCGCGCAGAGCGCGAACTGGTCAACGATGCCTTGAACCGTACCGCCGGCCACAAGGGGCTGGCAGCCGGACTGCTGGGCATTTCCCGGCATGCCCTCAAGCGCCGATTGCAGCGCCTGGGCATTGAGCGCTCGGATGAGCGCTTAGCGCTCAACACCTCTCGCCCAACGCCGCGGTTCAATAAACTGCGGCACGCATCAAATCAAGGTTCTCACCTTGCAAAGCCTCATTGCCGGGCGCTTGAGCGCCCCAGCGGGCAACGGCTTGCAGAGGCTGGCACAGCCTTTGCTCTAACCACTTAGCTAACCGACAAGAGGCGTCCCGAACGCCCAAGGGATTTTATGCAACTGCCGTTTCAACATTTGCGCACCATTGTTGCCTTGAGCAGCCTGCTGCTGAGCCTTGCATCCAATGCACAGGCCGGCCGAGTGGAGCTGGGCGCGGCTGCGTCGCAGGCGGACCTGACACTGGGTTGCCTGTACCCGATGACCGAACGGGCAGCCATCTACGGCCAGGACAGCATCGCCGGCATTCAGGTGGCGCTGGGTGAAGTGCAGGCGCAAAGAGAAGCAGGGCAGCAGGTGCCACGGATACGCGTGATCATTGATGATGATCAATCCAAGGCCTCCTACGGTGCGAGCCTGGCCAAGGACTTCATTCACAAGGACGGTGTGCAGGTCTTGTGCGGCATGGTGTCTTCCGGGGTGGCGCTGGCGGTCAGCCAATTGGCCCGGCAGGAAAAAGTGCTGATGATCGGCACCGACCATGCCTCTTCGCGGATGAACCTGGAAAACGGCCATCGCTATTACTTCCGGGTCACCAACGACACCTGGACCTCCATGGCCGCCGGTGCCCGCTACCTGCAAACGCTACAGGCCAGGACCGGCTGGAAGCGCCTGGCATTCATCGGCCCGGACTATGAATACGGCCATGTCTCGCGTGACGACTTGCACGAAGCGCTGCGCCAACTGGGTGTGGAGTTCGAAGACGTGACCGAACTCTGGCCACGTTTGTATGAGCCCGATTACTCGGCCTACATCGCCGCGCTTGAGCAGGCCAAGCCGGACATTATCGTCTCCGCCCTGTGGGGTGGCGACTTCCACGCCTTCGTCAAGCAAGCCGCTGGTACCCGATTGTTCGAAACCTCGCGCCTGGCGAACTTCGACACCGGTGGCAACTATGACTTTCTCGTCTCGCTTGGAGACAAGGCGCCACCCGGCCTGATCCTCTCCGCCCGGCACAACAACAATTGGCCGGATACCGCGCGCAACAAATCGTTTGTAGAGCGCTTCCACGCCTTGAGCGGTCGCTTCCCGACCTATGCAGCCGAGGGGGCTTATACCGGCGTGATGGTTCTAGCCAAGGCTTACCAAAAAACCGCTGGGGCAACCGACAGCCAGGCGCTGATCCAGGCCCTGGAAGGGCTGGAAATTGCCTTGCCGGAAGACCCACCCGGCTTCGTTTCGCGAATCGACCCGATTACCCACCAGATCCAGCAGACACAGGCGGTCGGCACGCCGATCGCCAACAGCGATTACCCGCCCGCGCAACTGATGCTGGGCAACTGGTCAGTGTATTCGGCGCAGGAACTGCTGCCCGACCCCGCCGTGTGGGCGCGTCGGCGAGCGGTGCAATCAAGTATCCCCGAGGGGCATGCCCCTTAGCTTCACTCATCAACTGGCAATGGAAACAGCGATGAATAACTATAAGAAAAGCCTCAAGCAACACAGCAAAAAACTGCCTCTGGCACTGGCCATCGCCACGGCAGGCTTGGCGATGACCTTCAATGCCGCGGTAATGGCCGCGGAAAACGGCAAGTTCCGTATCGGCGTGGTGACCTTCCTCTCCGGCCCGGCGGCCGGGCCGTTCGGCGAACCTTCGGCCAATGCCGCCAAGGTGCTGGTGGAAGGCCTCAACCAGGGCAAGCTGCCGGCGCCTTACAACACCCTGGGCATCAATGGTGCCGAGATCGAAGTGGTGATCATCGATGAAGCCGGTGGTGCGGCCAAGCAGGTGGAAGAGTTCCGCAACCTGGTGCAACGCCAGAAGGTCGATGCAGTGGTCGGCTACATCTCTTCCGGTGATTGCCTGGCCATCGCGCCGGTCGCCGAAGAGCTGGGGGCGATGACCGTGTTCTACGATTGCGGCACCTCGCAACTATTCAACGAAGACAAGGCCCCGCAGTTTGTCTTCCGCACCAGCCTGGACGCTGCGGTAGACAATATCGGCGCGGCCCGTTACCTGGCCAGGACCCGCCCGGATGCAATGCGCGTTGCCGGCATCCAGCAGAACTACGCCTGGGGCCAGGACAGCTGGAACGACTTCACCCACTCCATGGAACAGATCATGCCGGCCGCCAAGGTGGTCGAGTCGCAAATGCCGAAAGTCTTCCAGGGCCAGTATGGTGCCGAGATCTCCGCGTTGTCGGTCAAGCGCCCGGACATCATCCATTCCAGCTTCTGGGGGGGCGACATGGAAGCCCTGGTGCTGCAAGCCAACTCGCGCGGCCTGCTCGAGGACGCCACTGCCGTATTGACCTGTGGCGAGTCCGCCCTTGACCGTTACAAGGACCAGGCGCCCAACGGCATGATCATCGGTGGTCGCGGGCCGTTCGGCACCTTTGCGCCCGATAACGCCCTCAACCGCTGGTTCAAGGACGCCTACCAGTCGGCCTACCAGATCGCCCCGACTTATCCGGCCAGCAAGATGGCCCAGGCGATTCTCGGCCTCAAGTTCGCTGCTGAAAACGCCAAGGTCGCGCCAGGCAAGATTCCTGCGCCGATCGAAATGGCCAAGGCCTTCAAGGGTGCCACCTTCGAGTCGGTGTCGGGCACGGTGCAGATGGCCCGCGCAGGCGGCCACCAAGCATTGCAGGGTATCTCCTACGGTGAATACCACTACGACGCGGCCAGCAAGAAAGGCAGCGTGCAAAACGTCATCGCCTTCTCCGGCGATTGCGTGACCCCGCCAGACGGCACCACCGCGCTGGACTGGATCAAGGCCGGTTTCCCTGGCGCGCAGTGCAACTGATCGCGTTGCACCTCTGATCTACCGTGGCGGCCAGCCTGTGGGCGCCGCCACCTTTTTGCCAAGGTAGGACCGATATGATGAGTCTTTACGCGGTGCTGATTGACGGCGCCATCTATGCCTCGTGGCTGTTTCTGGTCGCCGCCGGGCTCACCGTTATCTACGGTGTCATGCGCATCCTGAACATGGCCCATGGCAGCTTTTATGCCATTGGCGCCTATGCGGCCGCCTCGCTGGTGGGCTGGTATTTCAACAATGGGGTAGGGCCGGTGTGGATCGGTTACCTGCTGATGCTCGGCTGTGCCCTGGCGGCCGGGCTGATCGTGGGCCTGATCATCGAACGTGGCCTGCTGCGGTTCATGTACGGCCGCGATGAGGTGCTGATGGTGATCATCACCTACGCCCTGCTACTGGTGTTGGAAGACACCATGAAGATGATCTGGGGCGTCAACCCGTACTTCGCCTACCAGCCCTACGCCGAGATGGGCCGCAGTGTGCTGGCCGGGCTGAAGGTCTCCAATTACGACTTGATGCTGGTCGGTGTCTCGGTGGTGCTGGGGCTGGGCTTGTGGCTGTGGCTCGAGCGCACTAACCAGGGCAAGGTCCTGCGCGCGGTGATCCATGACCGCGAAGTGGCCATGGCCATGGGCGTCAATGTGCGGCGCATGTTCACCCTGGTGTTCGTACTCGGCACCGTGCTCGGCACCCTGGCCGGTGCGCTGACGGCGCCGGCCATTTCCGTGGTGCCCGGCATGGGCGTGGAGATCATCGTGCTGGCCTTCGCCGTGGTCGTGGTCGGCGGCATGGGCAGCATCGAAGGCGCTGCAGTGGGCGCATTGCTGGTCGGCTTGAGCCGTGCCGCGGCCGTGCATTACGCGCCGCAATTCGAACTCTTTGTGATTTACGGCGTCATGGCGCTGGTTCTCGCGGTCCGTCCGCAAGGGCTGTTCGGCCGCGTGCTTGCGAGGAAAATTTAAGATGCGCCTGGATAAAACCGAACTGATTCTGCTCGGCATTGCTGCCGTGCTGGTGGCCTGCGGCCTGATTGCGCC is a window from the Pseudomonas sp. LS1212 genome containing:
- a CDS encoding sigma-54 dependent transcriptional regulator, with the protein product MSEIHVLIIDDEEALVRSLSYALHAEGMRISAVYSGEAALERVAGKSTDIDIVLLDLGLPGMDGIATLEGLRKCQPQLPVIMISAHGDTRAAVQAVKGGATDYLTKPFELDDLLATINTTLSVQTSSQQDEPASCDEQPGGLLGQSPAMRGLQAAVQRIARSSATRILLLGESGTGKTLVAQALHANSTRSSHAFIEVNCAALPEQLIEAELFGSEKGSYTGAHQKRVGLVSQANGGTLFLDEIGELPLALQAKLLHFLENGSYRAVGASQASSADVRVVAATNRDLAEDVRQGRFREDLFYRLNVITIDIPALRERGEDVLLLARYFARRQALEEKVDPIQFQPDSVAALGRYRWPGNVRELKNLIERLTILLPGQAISAAQLPTHMQTLEQPAEACSVLGDQLERAERELVNDALNRTAGHKGLAAGLLGISRHALKRRLQRLGIERSDERLALNTSRPTPRFNKLRHASNQGSHLAKPHCRALERPSGQRLAEAGTAFALTT
- a CDS encoding branched-chain amino acid ABC transporter permease, with the protein product MMSLYAVLIDGAIYASWLFLVAAGLTVIYGVMRILNMAHGSFYAIGAYAAASLVGWYFNNGVGPVWIGYLLMLGCALAAGLIVGLIIERGLLRFMYGRDEVLMVIITYALLLVLEDTMKMIWGVNPYFAYQPYAEMGRSVLAGLKVSNYDLMLVGVSVVLGLGLWLWLERTNQGKVLRAVIHDREVAMAMGVNVRRMFTLVFVLGTVLGTLAGALTAPAISVVPGMGVEIIVLAFAVVVVGGMGSIEGAAVGALLVGLSRAAAVHYAPQFELFVIYGVMALVLAVRPQGLFGRVLARKI
- a CDS encoding ABC transporter substrate-binding protein; this encodes MQLPFQHLRTIVALSSLLLSLASNAQAGRVELGAAASQADLTLGCLYPMTERAAIYGQDSIAGIQVALGEVQAQREAGQQVPRIRVIIDDDQSKASYGASLAKDFIHKDGVQVLCGMVSSGVALAVSQLARQEKVLMIGTDHASSRMNLENGHRYYFRVTNDTWTSMAAGARYLQTLQARTGWKRLAFIGPDYEYGHVSRDDLHEALRQLGVEFEDVTELWPRLYEPDYSAYIAALEQAKPDIIVSALWGGDFHAFVKQAAGTRLFETSRLANFDTGGNYDFLVSLGDKAPPGLILSARHNNNWPDTARNKSFVERFHALSGRFPTYAAEGAYTGVMVLAKAYQKTAGATDSQALIQALEGLEIALPEDPPGFVSRIDPITHQIQQTQAVGTPIANSDYPPAQLMLGNWSVYSAQELLPDPAVWARRRAVQSSIPEGHAP
- a CDS encoding PAS domain-containing sensor histidine kinase — translated: MNVDSPVNTLWRWLARPQRSLVARYTLLSIVVMSVALIALAVLYEQLAKDLLNRLTGERLDAQALSTANRVSSFLDDRFYQLSALSNHPDMPDFIADQAHPAGAVDALLKLEGELPFLYGVLFFDENERLLKVLPGQAASGDPYWRNKDWTVKGLPSQKVGDVEVIGPVLPQAGRSGWLLIRKTIRNGRTDHRVRIGLHLRLASLTELLVSSGMSGVVSPLLRVPGGAFVDATGRQVETPAEWREGPVILPGWQIVFSVQPGAILKPLDDARWWLYLAAAGFVVFILIVFFTLSRQLRARVGTLVQGAHQLSMGDLSYRLPEQPNNDEIGHVARAFNVMAERLAGVLEKTVRTENLAVLGTFATGVAHEVRNPLTTMKTTVQALLRREQEAERRMLLSDLGQEIDRLSHVTSDLLEYGRPHPANPQVVDVAELFERTARLIEPEAQAKNIEFSFTSTPGLQAYVDPDQTQQVLLNLCLNALEACARDKRVCLDGQARGDRVRVTVIDQGCGIPEAALQQVRQPFFTLKARGTGLGLSICQQLLEANASTMEISSTPGEGTRVVLDFPAPSVIHLK
- a CDS encoding IS110 family transposase, with product MKLMRIGVDLAKNVFQIHGVDCHEQPVWRQRLPRDRWLQTVLEKIEPGCEIGMESCGGAHHWARQLQARGFRVRLIAPQFVKPYVKSNKNDANDAEAICEAMSRPSMRFVAVKTIEQQDIQATHRIRAGLIEQRTAKANQIRGLIAEYGLVAPKELLMLRRAIPCWLEEADNGLTARFRRLLNGLWDDLRALDERVSELDGEISAIAASEPTAVRLQQLRGVGPMIATALIAAIGDARQFANGRQLAASLGLTPKQHSSGGKDRLLGISKRGDAYLRTLMIHGARSALRTAASKDDRLSQWAVRLAERSHPNVAAIALANKTARMAWAMLRNGTDYQPNRAAA
- a CDS encoding ABC transporter substrate-binding protein; this encodes MNNYKKSLKQHSKKLPLALAIATAGLAMTFNAAVMAAENGKFRIGVVTFLSGPAAGPFGEPSANAAKVLVEGLNQGKLPAPYNTLGINGAEIEVVIIDEAGGAAKQVEEFRNLVQRQKVDAVVGYISSGDCLAIAPVAEELGAMTVFYDCGTSQLFNEDKAPQFVFRTSLDAAVDNIGAARYLARTRPDAMRVAGIQQNYAWGQDSWNDFTHSMEQIMPAAKVVESQMPKVFQGQYGAEISALSVKRPDIIHSSFWGGDMEALVLQANSRGLLEDATAVLTCGESALDRYKDQAPNGMIIGGRGPFGTFAPDNALNRWFKDAYQSAYQIAPTYPASKMAQAILGLKFAAENAKVAPGKIPAPIEMAKAFKGATFESVSGTVQMARAGGHQALQGISYGEYHYDAASKKGSVQNVIAFSGDCVTPPDGTTALDWIKAGFPGAQCN
- the istA gene encoding IS21 family transposase yields the protein MLSKEQHVEISVLIRQGLSIRAIARQMHCSRNTVRRHLKLQAVRQPLVYGPRVERASKLAPFEEYLRQRVEAARPHWIPATVLLREIREQGYLGGYSILTSFLLALKSKPVEPVVRFETEPGEQMQVDFTVIRRGKDPLLAFVATLGWSRATYVVFSRREDSAAWCAGIEKALRYFGGTPRKLLFDNAKTVILDRDVYGPGEHRWNPALLALAERYGFTPKVCRPYRAQTKGKVERFNHYLKNSFVVPLAATLKQVDLLLNVEVANSKIGPWLMEIANARVHATTGEVPQHRLDSEVHHLLPLPERHQLMATITTQTQPIPVESLQHPLSVYQSLLEMRP